The Chryseolinea soli nucleotide sequence ATCCTGGACCAGATCCTGGAAGAAGTGAACTTCAACCCGGAAGATGTGGAGGAATACCTGGAAAAATTCTCTGCTGTGGTGCCCCTGGACGCAAACAAATTTTATGTGTCCAAAATGCAGGCTCCCGAATTCACGGCGCCGCCCACGACTCCCAGACCCACACCTCCGGCCAGCCCGCAACCAGGCCAGCCGTTGATCACGCCGCTGGTAAAAGAAACACCTGCACCCGAGCCTCCTAAACCCGCGCCGCAGCCTCCCAAGCCAGCGCCCGAGCCAAAGCCCCCGGTGCCCCAGCCCTCGCTGAACGAATCCATCAAGCAACAGCCCCGCGCGGCGGTGATCGACAATTTTCAAAAGATCGGGAAGATCAAAGACAGCCTCACCATCAACCAAAAATTCATGTTCACCAAGGTGCTCTTTCACGGTGACTTCGAATTGTTCAGCCGCGCCATCGACCAACTCGATCGGTACGACAACATCAAAGGGGCTATGCGCTACATCGAAGAAGAACACGCCGCCGGTTGGGACCACGACAGCGAAGAGTTTCATGAATTTATGGAGCTGGTGGAAAGACGATTCCTGTAAACACCACCCGCAAAGTCCTTTCCCGGCATCTTTCATTTTATCACCTAACCTAAACCGATGGAAAAACTCTTCAAGATTGTTCTGTTCCTTCATATTTCCGGAGGCGCCATCGGATTGATCGCCGGCACCATCAACATCATCAAAAGCAAGGGCGACAGGCTTCATCGCAGGGTGGGCAAGGCCTTTCTTTTTGCCATGATCACGGCGGGAGCATCTTCTCTGTTGTTATCGGCGCTGCATCCCAATTATTTCCTATTCATGGTGGGCGTGTTCACATTGTACCTGGTCGGCACGGGTGAGCGTTACCTGTATCTGAAAAAGCTTGGCGAAGGCCAACAGCCGGCGGTGATCGACTGGATCCTTACCCTGAGCATGATTGTCTTCGGTTTCGGATTTATGGGATTGGGTGCGTATCAGTTATGGAAGGGAGAACAGTTTGGCGTAGTCTTCCTCGTTTTTGGATTTTTTGGTCTGAGGCTCGCACAAAAAGATGTGCGCTATTATCGGCATACCATAGACAGCAAAAGATTCTGGCTCGTTGCGCATTTGCAACGAATGATCGGCTGCTACATCGCGGCACTCACAGCATTTCTTGTGGTGAACAACAACACGTTCGCACCGCCCCTCGTCGCCTGGCTTTCCCCTACAGTAATTTTGGTACCACTCATCGTGCGCTGGTCGCGACACCATCGCGGTGAAATGATCCCGGTACCTGCGGCCGCCGAAAGCGAAACAAAGAAATAGATAGAGGAAACGTTAGATCCGCTGCAATACTTGCATCCGGTGAATGTCCAGCTTGAGCAGGATAAACAACAGGATCGTAAAGCCCCACAACGAAGATCCGCCATAGCTAAAGAACGGCAATGGAATCCCGATCACAGGGAACAACCCGATGGTCATCCCGATGTTGACGGCGAAGTGGAAAAAGAAAATGCACGCCACCGAATAGCCATACACCCGCGCAAAGCGATTTTTCTGTCGCTCCGCCAAAAACACAATCCTCAGCAGCAACCCTACGAAGAGGGCCATGATGAAGAGGCTTCCCAGCCAGCCGTGCTCCTCGCCGATCGTGCAGAAAATAAAGTCGGTGCTCTGCTCGGGCACGAAGTCGAACTTGGTTTGTGTGCCTTTCAAAAATCCTTTCCCCAGGAATCCGCCGCTGCCGATGGCGATCTTTGACTGGGTCACGTTCCATCCAAATCCAAGCGGGTCGGCATCGGGATTGATGAGTGCCTTGATCCGGTTTTGTTGGTGGGGGCGCAACACGTTCGTCACCACGTAATCCACGCTCTTGATCACCCCGCACAAAGCGAAAGCTATGATCGTGAGTGTGGCAATACGCTTTGGCTTTTTCTTGCCCATGATAATGGCTACGAGCAGTGCAATAACGATCGCGCCGAACAGGTAGTATGACTTGACCAGCAGCGTGAGGATAAAGATCGCTGCTGCAGCCACGCCACAAATGATTAGCATCGGCGACATGCCTTCGCGGAAAAAGACTAACGTGAAAACGGTGAACACCAGTGCGGTACCCGTATCCTTTTGCAACAGGATGAGCAACATCGATGCCCCGATCATGGCAAAGAGAATGATCTGGTTGCGCAATTGGTCCATCCTAAACCCAACGGAACCGATATACTTGGCCACGGCCAGCGCCGTGGCGAATTTGGCGAACTCCGAAGGTTGAACACCAAACGATCCAATGCCCAACCAAGCCTTGTTACCACCCACTTCTTTTCCGATGATCGGCACCAGCAACAACAGGAAGAGGATCGCCCCATAGATGACATACGCGAAGGTTTCGTAAAACCGCATGTCGATGATGAGAATGGCCAGGATAATAAAAATAGAACCAACAATGAAAATAAGTTGCCGCCCCGAGTTGATATCGACATTGAAGATCGAAATGCTCTTGGCCTGGTCGTAGGTAACCGCGTAGATGTTGATCCATCCCAGGAAGACAATGGCGAAATAGAGCGCCACGGTCACCCAATCCATCTTGTCGGATATGATGTCGTTGTTGTTTCTCATCAGTTCAGGAATTTTCCTTTCAACACATATTCCTCGATTTGCGGACGCTGCGTGGCGCCGTACAAGTATTTCTCAATCATCAAACTGGCGATAGAGGCCGCGGAACGTCCACCCTGACCGGCGGATTCAACATACACAGAAACGGCGATCCGCGGATTTTCTTTCGGAGCGAAGGCAATGAACACGGCGTGCGCAGGCTTCGGATCGTTCTGAACGGTTCCGGTCTTGCCACACACAATAACATCTTTCAGTTTGGCCCGGTACTGGCCCGTTCCCTCTTCCACCACGCGCTGCATCGCGTCGGCCGCTACCCTGAAGTACATCGAATCGATGGTAGTGTAGTGCTTTTCTATATACGCAGGCAAGGGTTTGCCGGAATTGCCAATGGACTTCACGAGATGTGGCGTGATGTAATATCCTTTGTTGGCCACTGTGGCCGCAAAGTTGGCCATCTGTAGCGGCACCACGAGGTTTTCGCCCTCACCGATCGCGATGGAGTAAATGTTTGAAAATTTCCAGGGCCGCCCACCATAGGCACGGTCGTAGAAGGCCGGGCTGGGTACCAATCCGTTTTTCTCGTTTGGCAAATCAATGCCAAGGCGCTTTCCAAAACCGAAACTGCCGATGTGCTTGTCCCATTCGGCCAGACCGATGCGCGTGTCGTCGAACGGATTGTTGGACTTGCCCTTGTTCAGCATGCGGCGGAGCACGTCGCGGAAATAGGGGTTACAAGAGTTGGTGATGGCCCCGCGCAGGTCCTCATTGGTATGTGGGCCGTGGCAGTCGATGATGGAACGGTCGCAGCGGATGCGCGTCTCCGGTGTGATCACCCCTTCCTGCAAGGCCACCATGGCCTGCGCAATTTTGAAGATGGATCCGGGACGGTACTGGGCCATGAGGGGCCGGTTGAACAGCGGCTTCATGGTATCATTGCTGATGAGCACGAAGTTGGAGCTGTAGTTCTTTCCCGTCAACAGCGTGGGATCATAGGATGGACCGGAGACCATGGACAAAATCTCGCCCGTGCTCGGTTCGATGGCGATAATACTTCCGGATTTCCCCTTCATGAGGTATTCGCCGTATTTCTGAAGCTCCAGGTCGAGGGTCGTAGTTAAGTCCTGGCCTGGGGTGGACAAGGTGTCCATTTCGCCGTCGCGGAAAGATCCTTTTTCGATGCCATCAACGTTCCGGAGTTTGAAACGCACGCCGCGGGTGCCGCGGAGGTATTGCTCGTAATAGGCCTCGATGCCGCTTTGGCCGATGTAGTCACCTTGTTTATAGATGCCGGTTTTATCTTTTTCCAGTTTTGTTTTCGAGATCTCGCTCACATACCCAATGGCATTGGCCGCCGCCTGGGCGTTATAGGCGCGCGTGGTACGGGCCTGGATGTAGAAGCCGGGAAACTCGTCGATGTTGTCTTCGATCTTGGCAAAGTCGCGTGCGGAAAGTTTCGTCAGGAAGATGGTGGGTTTTACCGGGGAATATTCCTTTTTCAGCTTCAATTCTTTGAAGGTTTGAAGCAGCTCTGCACGGGTGAGCGAAAAGACATCGAGGAAACGGGCGGTGTCCAGGTTCTTCACTTCGCGGTGGATGATCTGGAGATCGAATTCGGGTGTGTTATATACAATGAGCTTGCCGTGGCGGTCGCGGATCAGGCCGCGCACGGGATAGTCGATCTGGCGTAAGATGGCGTTGCTGTTAGCCAACTGGGCATAGCGGTCGTCCAGCACCTGGATAAAGAAAAGTTTCACCAGGAAGATGAGGGCCACCAGCACAAAGACGATCTGAATTATTTCTTTCCTGCCTTCATTCATTTTTCGACAAAATTTTAAATCCTTCTACCGGGCGTAAAAAAAATACAAAGGACACATGTCGCGCGCAAAGCTTAGCGACCTCTTCCGCTGGGGAACAAGAACTGCGCAATTAAAATTACAAACAAAGTAAAAAAAGTGCTGGTAATTGCTTTCCACAGCGTGAACCAAAACATACCGAAGCCACCGGCCTCTATATAGAAC carries:
- the rodA gene encoding rod shape-determining protein RodA, with translation MRNNNDIISDKMDWVTVALYFAIVFLGWINIYAVTYDQAKSISIFNVDINSGRQLIFIVGSIFIILAILIIDMRFYETFAYVIYGAILFLLLLVPIIGKEVGGNKAWLGIGSFGVQPSEFAKFATALAVAKYIGSVGFRMDQLRNQIILFAMIGASMLLILLQKDTGTALVFTVFTLVFFREGMSPMLIICGVAAAAIFILTLLVKSYYLFGAIVIALLVAIIMGKKKPKRIATLTIIAFALCGVIKSVDYVVTNVLRPHQQNRIKALINPDADPLGFGWNVTQSKIAIGSGGFLGKGFLKGTQTKFDFVPEQSTDFIFCTIGEEHGWLGSLFIMALFVGLLLRIVFLAERQKNRFARVYGYSVACIFFFHFAVNIGMTIGLFPVIGIPLPFFSYGGSSLWGFTILLFILLKLDIHRMQVLQRI
- a CDS encoding penicillin-binding transpeptidase domain-containing protein; this translates as MNEGRKEIIQIVFVLVALIFLVKLFFIQVLDDRYAQLANSNAILRQIDYPVRGLIRDRHGKLIVYNTPEFDLQIIHREVKNLDTARFLDVFSLTRAELLQTFKELKLKKEYSPVKPTIFLTKLSARDFAKIEDNIDEFPGFYIQARTTRAYNAQAAANAIGYVSEISKTKLEKDKTGIYKQGDYIGQSGIEAYYEQYLRGTRGVRFKLRNVDGIEKGSFRDGEMDTLSTPGQDLTTTLDLELQKYGEYLMKGKSGSIIAIEPSTGEILSMVSGPSYDPTLLTGKNYSSNFVLISNDTMKPLFNRPLMAQYRPGSIFKIAQAMVALQEGVITPETRIRCDRSIIDCHGPHTNEDLRGAITNSCNPYFRDVLRRMLNKGKSNNPFDDTRIGLAEWDKHIGSFGFGKRLGIDLPNEKNGLVPSPAFYDRAYGGRPWKFSNIYSIAIGEGENLVVPLQMANFAATVANKGYYITPHLVKSIGNSGKPLPAYIEKHYTTIDSMYFRVAADAMQRVVEEGTGQYRAKLKDVIVCGKTGTVQNDPKPAHAVFIAFAPKENPRIAVSVYVESAGQGGRSAASIASLMIEKYLYGATQRPQIEEYVLKGKFLN